Genomic segment of Macaca nemestrina isolate mMacNem1 chromosome 3, mMacNem.hap1, whole genome shotgun sequence:
gAATACCGAGCAAAACAAGAGTTAACTAAATGGACTGAACTGAAGTAACCTTTTTGACTTTTGCCTGGAACACTGCTGATCCTTGTTTATCAGAGTccaaggaaacttattttgagcTATTCACAgcctttaataattgagtaaggtataatcctgtgaacaaaatttggagcatatttgtctctctgcctctcttctccagaatttggaaactagttgtgagtattcttaacttatggcaatatgattgtttgcatcagtgcaataagaatccattttctttgcAACAGGATGCAATTGGAGAAACTAgttgttttaccaaggctttgactggaagggtaTGCTTCCCTTTAAGGAGTCAAGCTCTACTTGTGGAGCCGAATAAAGCCCCTTGGGAAAATTGGCCTCATAGCTCATCTACACAGTCCTGTACAGGGTTCCTAACCTGTGGTGAGTAGAGAATGTCACTTTCCAACAGGCCTGGGAACCACATGTTCTTGGGATCTCAAGAAGAGTGGAGTTTacccaactcacaggtatttgagggtacaaacTCATGGGTGGACTTGGCTTTATAAAGTCctgagattccttgtggaacCAAGTTCCATCAAAGTCAATCTAAAAGGCCTATGTTAAATTAATTatttgggctgggcacaatggctcacacctgtaatcccagcactttgggaggccgaagagggcaggtcacttgtggtcaggagttcaagaccaacctggccaacatggttgaaaccccatctctactaaaaatacaaaaactagccaagtgtggtggtgcgtgcctgtagtaccagctactcaggaggctgaggtgggagaatcacttgaatccaggaggtggaggttgcagtgagccgagatcatgctactgcactcccacctgggcaacagagtaagactccatctcaaaaaaaaaaaaaaaaaaagtgtgtgtgtgtgtatatatatatgtatatattttttttttggctgcactttatgcaaatggggccaagtataagactaaagtctattttgcaaacaactcagtactatcatgatttgtttttaacaaaaacgagaactggagagagagaaaatgtttcaaaacttGTCACACGTTTGTCATTATATTCTAGACTCActagttgtttttaagttcttgtctacattttaaactaatcctgcttattcctgtgaaccaaccagcaatctctggctgcagctcagaaGGAGCTAAGGGGATggataatgtaaaaatctggatcaatattctagttctCAGCAATTATCCTGCAATTCCTGTCAAGTGATGGGAACAAACAGGATGCCCATCACCCGGAGGTTTCCTTTTTGGGAGAGTAAGACCAGGGGAGCTAACCAAAGCCAGGTCCCATGCACCCAGATCTCAGCAAGCATAACTATAGCCATCAGTTATCTGGGTGTGTCACAAgacatccttttctctctcttgttggAGGAGGACTAAATTCCACAGCTTCACCTTAGCATTCGGCTTATGATAAGGAGTCCACACAACCCCTAAGACACATTTTTGTCTCAAACTCAATTCTAAGCTTTGGATAAAGGCCCTAGGAAATAAAACTAGATCTGAGAGGTCCACAAGCAGACAAtaatggaagttaaaaaaaaaaaaaaaaggcacagctCAGGTGAGCATGACTTATTACTACCAATTAAGCCAGGCTTCTCCTTTTATGGACAAAGGCTATGCCAATATTCATGGCATAAATGCAGTCTAGGGAATTCAAAGGTTACTGACAGCAGGGGGGATAGGGCATATGTGGGTAAGAGCAGATATTCCCACCCTCCTAGGCCCCCCTGTTAACATAGGTGAAGGCCACTTTGACACCCACGGGTGGCACCCTGTAGAGGTTGTGGGGACTTGGGGGTATAATGATGGAAGAAAGAGATGCTTTACTTTCTCTCCCTCACACACCCTGGGTATTCactaggaagagaagggaacttGGGATGCTTCTCTCCCCTCTTTCTAGATGAGTAGCCATTCACCTTTAGTCTCTACCCCTTTCAAATGCATTCTGAATCCCTAGGactcctttgaaaaaaaatctttttcctcctctgtcctccctTCACTGATAGGTAATTGTGTCTCTGTACTACGGGACCCTCCCCTCTGATGCATCCTCCAAACTGGGAAaagttaatttcccaaaccttaaactAGTTGACTTAGGATTGCGCTTGGGGGAAGGGAACACAGAAGCCTGACATGCTGGAAAAAGggtaaaagttgtttttttttttttttaaccagtcgGGCTTTGGCCTCCCACTCCCTGTGCAAACCAATAAAAGGCCTTGGGATTTTTGAGCTGTCCTTACCCGCTACCCCGTTCTGTTCtgatacatgttttctaataaccCGGTTTGTTTATTCTCACCTTCAGGTCATCAAACTCCAAGCAGTCATGCAACCGGAGCCTTGAATGATGGCCCCTTTTGCCAGGGACCCTAGATGGCCTCTGAGGGGGATCTGACTGCTGTTTTCCCAAAACAGGTACCTTTGTCAGCAGGAAGAAGTTAAGATTGGTCTTCGTCCTTATCCTTACTCTAAAGGCAGGTAGATGTACTTCTTCAGAGCCGGGAGTGATAGATacggggaggagcctggcctttTCAGTTCCTGGGTGGTGGCCTGGAATTCAGTCTGTGAGGTGGGGAGCCTATTAGGAGGACCCCCTCTCACGTTACTGAaggtactttttttcttcttttcctctttggcCCAATAAATTCCGTTCCcctcacccttcaatgtgtcTGTGTTCCTAATCCTTCCTGGTCTTGTGACAAGAGCCTGGTTTAGCTGAACTAGGGAACAAAGTTCTGCATCAGTAATGCATGTCATTTGGCTTGTTAATTTACCATAGAGAGGTTAAATATCTGCTCTATTTTCTCTAGATAATAAATTATAAGAATAAATCCACATGCTTTTGATAATGCCTTTATGTATTTAACTGTAATATTCATAAATGTGCCACAATCATATTTATTTAGCTCATTTTACAACCTCTTGGACTTAAGAAGTCATATCCTAATTATGAAGCCTGAATAATCACACATTAATATGGCTAAATATGACAGTGTATATCTAATCCCAATAACAAACAAGAAAGGATCAGAACTCCTATGCATTGTGTTACATGTTGCAGATACTGAAAAAATGTTTCATTCACAGGGCAGACACTCACTGATCGctctatttgttttattattttttattattattattattattttgagacagggtctccctctgtgcccaggctggagtgcagtggcaccattttagctcactgcagcctggaactccaggGCTCCAACGATCCTCCCCTCGtatgtagctggggctacaggcacacaccaccacacctggttaattttttaaactttttgttgagacagtatctcacatgttgcccaggctggtctcaaactcctgggttcaagagattctcctgcctcagtctcccaaagtgctgggattacagactttgTGTCAAGTCAGAAGAAATTAAGGCAAGCAGCACTTCCAAATCTGTTAAGACCCATTCATCTGCATGTGCAGTTTTGGGATTTGCTCCTCAAAAATTCTGAGCACTCCGAGATGAATCAAGTTCAAAAATTTTCTGTTAGAGAATCTGGCCTGAGTAAAGAGAAGTTGAACCAACTTCTAACTTTTTATCTTTACTATGCTCCATGTAATGTCAAGTCTTCATAGCTCATCTAACAAAATCTAACACCTTATGCCaggagttaattttttgtttttttaaattttttttatttagataCTGATGTTTATTTTCCATGTTGCTTAAGAGTCCGTGCAAGAACAGCTTAAGACCATTCAGTGGTTGCTCCTACCCATTCAGTGGCCTGAGCAGTGAGAGCTGCAGGCCAGTCTTCTATGGCAGGCTGAGTGCTCCAGTCTTTAGTAGGGAACTGCTGAAGAGACACAGAAGGCACCTACACGCCTTCAGACCATTGTGCAACCTCAGGCTGAGTAGCAGTGAACTCAAGAGCTGGAGCAGTCCATTCACACTGAAATTCCTCCTTGGTCACTGCCTTTTCAGCAGCAGCCTGCTCTTCTTTTTCAGTCGCTTCAGGATCTCTGTAGAAGCAGAGCTCAGACATGACCTCCAATGGGTGTTCATGGGAAATGGTGCCATGCATGCGCAGAACTTCCTGAGACAGCATCCACAtcaaacccacagagtgagctcCCTTGTTGTTGCATGGGATGGCAATGTCCACATGGCACAGAGGAGAATCTGTGTTACACAGAGCAATGGTAGGTAGGTTAACATAAGATGCCTCCATGAAAGGCTGGTGGTCAGCTCTGGAGTCAGTAACCACAAGAAGCCGTGGCTCCCAGGAGGCTGCTTGCATCTGGTTACTGAAGGTTCCAGGAGTGAAGCAGCCAGCAATTGGATTGGCTCCAGTGGCAACAGCAAACTTCAGCATGGCCCTCTGGTCGGTATTCCTGGAGGATATAACACTGACATCCGCAGGGTTTTCAATGGGAACAATGGTACGAGCTGCCAGCAGAAGCTTCTCCCAGGTCCTCTTCAGATGTATGATGTAGATACCATCACTTTTCCTTTTATAGATGTACTGTCCCATCTGGAAGTCAAGATTAGTGCCACCTAAGTGGGTTCCTGCTGCAAGGAACTTAAGGACATCTTCCTCCTTCATCCATAGGCCATCAAGGTCTCTGGACATTGTGAAAGTTTCCCTTTAAGTTATGACGGGAATCCAGAACAACGCCATATGGACTCCTCTGTGGGTAGCAcagaaatgtctttttcttttctttttttaaagtcggagtcttgctctgccaccaggctggagtgcagtggcacaatctcggttcactgcaacctccaactccctggttcaagcaattctcctgcctcagcctcccgagtagctgggactacaggcatgcgccaccacacccacctaatttttgtatttttagtagagacagggtttcaccatgttggccaggatggtctcaatctcctgacttcgtgatctatctgcctcagcctctcaaagtgctgggattacagggagccatcatgcccggcattttctttcttatgcataaacacaagaatagaaaaatgaatttttgcatatttatatgACATAATGCCATAATTTCAGTGGATGCTCATAAATACCTGTTGTAGTATCTAAAAATGTTGATTATAAAATGGTCATCAGACCCTACCCTGTGAAATGTTTTACTGTTTTGATTCAGTTGCAAATatacagatttatttaaaaagatttaaaataccaCA
This window contains:
- the LOC105493301 gene encoding small ribosomal subunit protein uS2B-like, which gives rise to MSRDLDGLWMKEEDVLKFLAAGTHLGGTNLDFQMGQYIYKRKSDGIYIIHLKRTWEKLLLAARTIVPIENPADVSVISSRNTDQRAMLKFAVATGANPIAGCFTPGTFSNQMQAASWEPRLLVVTDSRADHQPFMEASYVNLPTIALCNTDSPLCHVDIAIPCNNKGAHSVGLMWMLSQEVLRMHGTISHEHPLEVMSELCFYRDPEATEKEEQAAAEKAVTKEEFQCEWTAPALEFTATQPEVAQWSEGV